The proteins below come from a single Oenanthe melanoleuca isolate GR-GAL-2019-014 chromosome Z, OMel1.0, whole genome shotgun sequence genomic window:
- the LOC130265249 gene encoding sushi, nidogen and EGF-like domain-containing protein 1 has protein sequence MLPSSAFFLLILGSMVDTKTLSEKGSLLYPYGPQQGDETNPKHDDGTSKEITLSVPFTFYGKTYKTAFVNNNGVISFNEPVRQYTPDPFPLEDGSPFVAPYWADVDNVLGGDIFYRQTTDPALLEAISQHITQYFPKSPFTATWALVATWDHVAYYGSISEKGNTFQAVLTTDSKMFYIILNYWDIQWTTGAASDGDAETGLGGTPAHAGFNSGDDTNFYNIPGSQTDAIINITTTSNVKVPGRWVFRVDDFQVTGVDPPQLNNCWL, from the exons ATGTTACCCTCTAGTGCTTTCTTCCTCCTGATTTTAG GTTCCATGGTGGACACCAAAACCTTATCTGAAaaag GATCCCTGCTCTATCCCTACGGACCACAGCAGGGGGATGAAACCAACCCCAAACATGATGATGGGACATCCAAGGAGATCACCCTCTCTGTTCCCTTCACCTTCTATGGCAAAACCTACAAAACTGCCTTC GTGAACAACAATGGGGTGATCTCCTTCAACGAGCCCGTCAGGCAGTACACCCCTGACCCCTTCCCTCTGGAGGACGGGAGCCCGTTTGTGGCTCCCTACTGGGCCGATGTGGACAACGTGCTGGGTGGGGACATCTTCTACCGCCAGACCACcgacccagccctgctggaggccATCAGCCAGCACATCACACAGTACTTCCCCAAAAGCCCCTTCACGGCCACCTGGGCCTTGGTGGCCACCTGGGACCACGTGGCCTACTATGGCTCCATCTCTGAAAAG GGCAACAccttccaggctgtgctgacCACAGACTCCAAGATGTTCTACATCATCCTCAACTACTGGGACATCCAGTGGACCACAGGGGCAGCAAGTGATGGGGACGCTGAAACGGGACTCGGGGGGACCCCAGCACAT GCAGGATTCAATAGCGGTGATGACACCAACTTCTACAACATTCCCGGATCCCAGACTGATGCCATCATCAACATCACCACCACCTCCAACGTCAAGGTCCCGGGACGCTGGGTCTTCCGGGTGGATGACTTCCAGGTGACAGGTGTGGATCCCCCCCAGCTGAACAACTGCTGGCT GTGA